In Geminocystis sp. NIES-3709, a single genomic region encodes these proteins:
- the pilM gene encoding type IV pilus assembly protein PilM has translation MLSFFDNLLGGGSNGVGIEINPDKITLAQLAKKGQQYKLLKYHSIDVPDNIFEEGQIVDSPGLAELIDQLLKEAKVKPKQIATAVPMKESIIRIIPIPAELNDQELRDQVLNHEASLYLPYPREEVDLDYQKLGYFVDDDGIEKVQVLLVATRREVTDLYLETFQQAGLKVNVLEINSFALIRTIKEQLKQFSPSEAVVLVDIEFDTTEIAIIVEGVPQFSRTIPIGTYQMQTALAQAMNLPTSKNTELLQEITIPNNPEQTTTNTTSSQTWINPGMDSLLRVLGELVDELRRSINFYLNQSGDVEVVQLLLAGPGSGLAQIDEFFTKKLSLPAMQIDPISALSLTFKEDLSVMQRAGLGTVIGLGMRMS, from the coding sequence ATGTTAAGTTTTTTTGACAATTTGCTTGGAGGAGGCAGTAATGGAGTAGGAATAGAAATTAATCCTGACAAAATTACCCTAGCTCAACTAGCAAAAAAAGGACAACAATATAAACTTTTAAAATATCATTCGATCGATGTTCCGGATAATATTTTTGAAGAGGGACAAATTGTTGATTCTCCCGGATTGGCAGAATTAATCGATCAATTATTGAAGGAAGCGAAAGTTAAACCCAAACAAATCGCTACCGCCGTACCAATGAAAGAGTCGATTATTCGTATTATTCCCATTCCTGCTGAATTAAATGATCAGGAATTACGGGATCAAGTACTAAACCATGAGGCTAGTCTTTATCTACCCTATCCCAGAGAAGAAGTCGATCTCGATTATCAAAAATTGGGCTATTTTGTAGATGATGATGGCATTGAAAAAGTACAAGTTTTATTAGTGGCAACTCGTCGAGAAGTTACTGATTTATATTTGGAGACTTTTCAACAAGCGGGTTTAAAAGTTAATGTGCTAGAAATCAATAGTTTTGCTTTAATTAGAACTATCAAAGAGCAATTAAAACAATTTTCTCCCAGTGAAGCAGTGGTTTTAGTAGATATTGAATTTGATACTACAGAAATCGCTATTATTGTGGAAGGTGTGCCTCAATTTTCTCGAACAATTCCCATCGGTACTTATCAAATGCAAACGGCTTTAGCCCAAGCCATGAATTTACCCACTTCTAAAAATACAGAATTACTTCAAGAGATTACGATCCCTAATAATCCAGAGCAAACGACAACTAATACCACCAGTAGTCAAACATGGATTAATCCGGGGATGGATTCTCTGTTAAGGGTTTTAGGGGAATTAGTAGATGAATTGCGTCGATCGATCAATTTCTATCTTAACCAAAGTGGTGATGTAGAAGTAGTACAATTGCTTTTAGCAGGACCTGGTTCCGGATTAGCTCAAATTGACGAGTTTTTTACTAAAAAATTGAGTCTTCCAGCAATGCAGATTGATCCAATTTCGGCTTTATCTTTAACATTTAAAGAGGATTTATCTGTCATGCAAAGAGCCGGATTAGGTACAGTAATCGGTTTAGGTATGAGGATGAGTTAA
- a CDS encoding PilN domain-containing protein — translation MYNIDINFLKDRKLDASSGTTAFKKTTPKTIQLPILIGTGVAVGFIAATGGALFFLNNQKAATNKTIAELDAEIQRLQGQNTQVQQIQTEIDAISNEIGILVSVFNQIKPWSAMLSEIGSVTPSGIQIQTINQSGNKSLIINGYADSYDLVNDFLLTLKNSRFLNPEATTLVTTSIADNPGTVVSSRSQIIGNDNIAPTSVDTNTESVNVTLPKVFLYTINTEINDKSSEELLNLLNRRGAIGLVSRLTYLQRKGALRLQPVAEPETKTETPAEGETTQ, via the coding sequence ATGTACAACATTGATATTAATTTCCTTAAGGATCGTAAATTAGACGCATCTAGTGGTACCACTGCATTTAAAAAAACAACTCCTAAAACCATTCAGTTACCCATTTTGATTGGTACTGGTGTCGCCGTCGGTTTCATTGCCGCTACGGGAGGGGCATTATTTTTCCTAAATAATCAAAAAGCCGCAACTAACAAAACGATCGCTGAGTTAGATGCAGAAATACAACGATTACAAGGACAAAATACTCAAGTTCAACAAATTCAGACAGAAATAGATGCTATTAGTAATGAAATAGGTATTTTGGTTAGTGTCTTTAACCAAATTAAACCTTGGTCTGCCATGTTATCAGAAATTGGTAGTGTCACTCCTTCAGGGATTCAAATTCAGACTATTAACCAATCGGGAAACAAATCTCTCATCATTAATGGTTATGCCGATTCCTATGATCTTGTTAATGATTTTTTATTAACTCTAAAAAACTCTCGTTTTCTTAATCCAGAAGCAACTACATTAGTCACGACAAGTATAGCTGACAATCCGGGTACTGTGGTTTCTAGTCGATCTCAAATAATCGGTAATGACAACATTGCTCCTACATCGGTAGATACCAACACGGAGTCTGTCAACGTGACCTTACCAAAAGTATTTCTCTATACCATTAACACCGAAATTAATGATAAATCCTCAGAGGAATTACTGAATCTTCTCAATCGTAGAGGTGCTATCGGTCTTGTGTCAAGATTGACCTATCTACAAAGAAAAGGAGCTTTACGGTTACAACCTGTAGCTGAACCTGAAACAAAAACAGAAACACCAGCAGAAGGAGAAACAACTCAATGA
- a CDS encoding type II and III secretion system protein has product MTTSFTTSDEFDPQDDGFGESGDYPQAFGITFTPQVSGIAIGVGGFLIAAYLFWSQVLPIWTELSELNNQKQEKQSQLSQLSSTELEQIIAGKQNELQETKDLKEDVMQLFSNDETIDTLLLDVNSFTNFSNVKMNSYVPAGEKQVVADDSLGSLATNNFEVKTINLDLEGTFNQLQLFLQDIERLQPLIVVQNLSTSTINPTQYLFENDQLLTVGEPTLKTTLTLKAVFPNIQPPEAPPAETTTPPAEGTPPAEGTTPPAEGTPPAEGEQPAN; this is encoded by the coding sequence ATGACAACATCTTTTACCACGTCTGACGAATTTGATCCCCAAGATGACGGATTTGGGGAATCAGGTGATTATCCTCAAGCATTTGGCATTACATTTACTCCCCAGGTTTCTGGTATCGCCATTGGGGTAGGTGGATTCTTAATTGCCGCTTATCTTTTTTGGTCTCAAGTGCTTCCTATTTGGACTGAATTATCAGAATTAAATAACCAAAAACAAGAAAAACAATCTCAGTTAAGTCAACTAAGTTCTACTGAATTAGAACAAATTATTGCTGGGAAACAGAATGAATTACAAGAAACGAAAGATCTTAAAGAAGATGTAATGCAACTATTCTCTAATGACGAAACCATAGATACTCTATTGTTGGATGTCAATAGTTTCACCAATTTTAGTAACGTGAAAATGAATAGTTACGTTCCCGCCGGCGAAAAACAAGTGGTTGCTGATGATTCTCTTGGTAGTCTTGCTACTAATAATTTTGAAGTAAAAACCATTAATCTTGACTTGGAAGGTACGTTTAATCAGTTACAACTTTTTTTACAAGATATAGAAAGGTTACAACCACTGATAGTTGTCCAAAATTTGAGTACTTCTACTATTAATCCTACCCAATATTTATTTGAAAATGACCAATTACTAACCGTTGGGGAGCCAACCCTAAAAACTACTTTAACTTTAAAAGCTGTATTTCCCAATATACAACCTCCAGAGGCACCACCAGCAGAAACTACTACACCGCCAGCAGAAGGTACTCCTCCAGCCGAAGGCACTACACCACCAGCAGAAGGTACTCCTCCAGCCGAAGGTGAACAACCAGCTAACTAG
- a CDS encoding secretin and TonB N-terminal domain-containing protein, which produces MIKFSFNQIKFLSSSAVILLCWQSLAIANPSINKKLKIQPPPDSIAQTFPSNEQDVLVPNPTIKIDGKIVENTQPVPPPFSRAVAPPVGDMSVSNVTNNFPIIDLGTNATVPRLVLRDAPATEVLALLSRAAGLNIIFTDQQAEGQTTSTVSLDLQDEPVQDVFNSVLMISGLKANRQGNTIFVGSKLPPSVKNTITRSIRLNQYSAVGAARFLGTLGAQGNIIQLVETRERRDIVRTDTGQVTGQQTSDIAVEDITEEYTVIPLDIKPKEGEVLVLEGLTVHADPVHETITLVGEPHLIQVATNFLTQLDIRRRQVAVNVKVIDIALDNNTSFGMSFSGAVGDTGIIQQGGLGVINFGTSSQNLRGFPSPGNPNTGRITPSETGADLQNLDINQSLGSVLGRNFNVPQAFIAQIRANIQSGNGKVLTDPTLVVQEGQVGTVELVQDIVTSVVTEVDPETGIRTITPEITPAGLILSVNISKIDDNGFISLEVSPSISTPGTPQTFDSGGGASNIITPLIKRNVSSGKIRLRDGQTIILSGIITDEERNTVSKVPILGDLPLIGTLFRATNKDNRRSEVIVMLTPQVIDDAENNSGFGYNYTPSRETGDFLRDRGLNVPTNPY; this is translated from the coding sequence ATGATCAAATTTTCTTTTAATCAAATCAAGTTTTTGAGCAGTAGTGCTGTTATTCTTCTGTGCTGGCAATCTCTAGCAATAGCAAATCCTAGTATTAATAAAAAACTTAAGATTCAACCCCCCCCAGATTCGATCGCTCAAACTTTTCCATCTAATGAACAAGATGTTCTTGTTCCGAATCCTACCATCAAAATTGATGGCAAAATCGTTGAAAATACACAACCAGTGCCACCTCCTTTTTCCAGAGCGGTAGCTCCTCCCGTCGGAGATATGTCGGTTTCTAATGTTACAAATAATTTTCCTATTATTGACTTAGGAACGAATGCAACAGTTCCTCGTTTAGTACTAAGAGATGCACCTGCAACAGAAGTATTAGCATTATTGAGTCGAGCCGCAGGATTAAATATAATTTTCACAGATCAACAGGCAGAAGGACAAACCACGAGTACCGTTTCCTTAGATTTACAAGACGAACCCGTACAAGATGTTTTTAATAGTGTATTAATGATTTCTGGCTTAAAAGCAAACCGTCAAGGTAATACTATTTTTGTGGGTAGTAAATTACCACCATCGGTGAAAAATACGATAACTCGTAGCATTCGTTTAAATCAGTATAGTGCGGTAGGTGCCGCAAGATTTTTGGGTACTTTAGGTGCTCAAGGTAACATTATTCAATTAGTAGAAACACGAGAAAGAAGAGATATTGTTCGTACAGATACAGGACAGGTAACAGGACAACAAACTTCGGACATTGCGGTAGAAGATATTACAGAAGAATACACGGTAATTCCTCTTGATATAAAACCAAAAGAAGGAGAAGTTTTAGTTTTAGAAGGTTTAACTGTTCACGCAGATCCAGTTCATGAAACGATTACCTTAGTCGGAGAACCTCATTTAATACAGGTGGCAACTAATTTTTTAACTCAACTAGATATTCGTCGTCGTCAAGTAGCTGTTAATGTCAAAGTAATTGATATTGCTTTAGATAATAATACTAGCTTTGGAATGAGTTTTTCTGGGGCAGTTGGTGATACAGGAATTATTCAACAGGGGGGCTTAGGAGTTATTAACTTTGGGACAAGTTCGCAAAATCTCAGAGGATTTCCAAGTCCGGGAAATCCAAATACAGGTCGTATTACTCCTAGCGAGACGGGAGCAGATTTACAAAATTTAGATATTAATCAATCACTAGGTAGTGTACTAGGACGTAATTTTAATGTCCCACAGGCTTTTATTGCACAAATCCGAGCGAATATTCAATCGGGTAACGGAAAGGTTTTAACAGATCCTACTCTTGTAGTGCAAGAAGGGCAAGTAGGTACAGTTGAACTAGTTCAGGATATTGTTACCAGTGTTGTAACCGAAGTTGATCCTGAAACTGGTATTAGAACTATTACTCCAGAAATCACTCCCGCCGGTTTAATTCTTTCTGTTAACATTTCTAAAATTGACGATAATGGTTTTATTAGTTTAGAAGTGTCTCCTTCCATTTCCACCCCTGGTACTCCACAAACTTTTGATAGTGGTGGTGGTGCTTCTAATATTATTACTCCATTAATCAAAAGAAATGTAAGCTCTGGTAAAATTCGTTTACGAGATGGACAAACTATCATTTTATCAGGTATTATTACCGATGAGGAAAGAAATACGGTGTCAAAAGTGCCTATTTTAGGTGATTTACCTCTTATTGGTACCTTATTCCGTGCCACAAACAAGGATAATCGTCGATCGGAGGTTATCGTGATGCTCACGCCTCAAGTTATTGATGACGCCGAAAATAATAGTGGTTTTGGCTATAATTATACTCCTTCTCGTGAAACGGGTGACTTCTTGCGCGATCGAGGTTTAAATGTTCCAACTAATCCTTATTAA